In the Euphorbia lathyris chromosome 5, ddEupLath1.1, whole genome shotgun sequence genome, one interval contains:
- the LOC136230093 gene encoding basic leucine zipper 4-like, which produces MLSAIPSFFSPDPMVGNPFSPIEDGFPPWDCSDFFLNDHDDQDPQSPKPGGSCSGSDEPNRSDQNQPDNSISSSDEPNQTTVSVVDERKRRRMISNRESARRSRMRKQKHLENLRNQLNRLRIENRELTNRLRFVMYHWNSVRRDNDRLRSEHSILRQKLSNIRQIMMFRQLQQFTSASASAWPCNNIITTEQIPSSLITS; this is translated from the coding sequence ATGTTGTCTGCTATTCCGTCCTTTTTCTCTCCTGATCCGATGGTCGGAAACCCATTTTCCCCCATTGAGGACGGGTTTCCGCCGTGGGATTGTTCTGACTTCTTTCTAAACGATCACGATGATCAAGATCCCCAATCACCAAAACCGGGCGGTTCATGTTCCGGTTCAGACGAACCGAACCGATCTGATCAAAACCAACCAGATAACTCCATCTCCAGTTCCGATGAGCCGAACCAGACCACAGTCTCAGTCGTCGATGAGCGGAAACGCAGACGGATGATATCGAACCGGGAGTCAGCGAGGCGGTCCAGGATGCGAAAACAGAAGCACTTAGAAAACTTAAGAAATCAACTGAACCGGCTACGAATTGAGAACCGGGAATTAACGAACCGGTTACGGTTCGTTATGTACCATTGGAACAGTGTAAGGAGAGACAACGACCGGCTAAGGTCTGAACATAGTATACTCCGACAAAAATTGTCGAACATACGCCAAATTATGATGTTCAGGCAACTGCAACAATTCACGTCTGCATCTGCATCCGCATGGCCATGCAATAACATAATCACGACCGAACAAATCCCGTCATCATTAATCActtcctaa